One genomic region from Salvelinus namaycush isolate Seneca unplaced genomic scaffold, SaNama_1.0 Scaffold1838, whole genome shotgun sequence encodes:
- the LOC120037728 gene encoding transcription factor SOX-4-like codes for MVQKTSNVESSEAVFEGESSDSGAMDLDMASSPSPGSTASSAGDGKLNPAWCKTPTGHIKRPMNAFMVWSQIERRKIMEQSPDMHNAEISKRLGKRWKLLKDCDKIPFIREAERLRLKHMADYPDYKYRPRKKVKSSSSKPGEKEGKISGSNCNTSMKTSSKKSGSKSSSKPHKIVFGNSTKTPSFPEQVIGTDHHSLYKSKSVSAAKQIPDKKKRVYVFGGSSLSHSVSPSSAAVPASPTLSSSADSSEAVSFYEEVTASSRGGGESPSSVSEDYTSMRASSPTPSASHSSSSSQSSSSDEEFEDDLLDINPSPGFDSMSLGSFGSSVLDRDLDFNFESGSGSHFEFPDYCTPEVSEMISGDWLESTISNLVFTY; via the coding sequence ATGGTACAGAAGACAAGTAATGTGGAGAGCTCCGAGGCTGTGTTCGAGGGAGAGTCGTCCGATTCCGGAGCTATGGACCTGGACATGGCATCCTCCCCGAGCCCCGGCTCCACGGCTTCTTCCGCGGGGGACGGCAAACTGAACCCCGCCTGGTGCAAAACACCCACCGGTCACATCAAGAGGCCGATGAACGCTTTCATGGTGTGGTCACAGATTGAAAGGCGTAAAATTATGGAACAGTCGCCGGATATGCACAACGCGGAGATATCCAAGAGACTGGGCAAGCGCTGGAAGCTGCTGAAAGACTGCGACAAGATCCCCTTCATACGAGAGGCGGAGCGGCTCAGACTCAAGCACATGGCGGACTACCCAGACTACAAGTACCGGCCCAGGAAGAAGGTAAAGTCCAGCAGCTCCAAACCGGGCGAGAAGGAGGGAAAGATCAGCGGTAGCAACTGTAACACCAGCATGAAAACATCTTCTAAAAAGAGTGGCTCAAAATCATCCAGCAAACCTCATAAAATAGTTTTTGGGAACAGCACCAAAACACCATCATTCCCAGAACAAGTCATCGGCACAGATCACCATTCTCTTTACAAATCCAAGTCTGTTTCTGCTGCCAAACAAATACCTGACAAGAAGAAGCGTGTGTATGTGTTCGGGGGCAGCAGCCTGAGCCACAGTGTGAGCCCGTCTTCAGCAGCGGTGCCCGCCAGTCCCACGCTCAGCAGCTCGGCGGATTCCAGCGAAGCAGTCAGCTTTTACGAGGAAGTAACAGCCAGCAGCAGGGGGGGCGGCGAGTCTCCCTCCAGCGTCTCGGAAGACTACACTAGCATGCGGGCGTCCTCCCCTACTCCCTCCGCTTCTCACTCCTCGTCCTCCTCCCAATCCTCTTCATCAGATGAGGAGTTTGAGGATGATCTACTGGACATTAACCCTAGCCCTGGTTTTGACAGCATGTCGCTGGGAAGCTTTGGGTCCTCGGTTTTGGACAGAGACTTGGATTTTAATTTCGAGTCGGGCTCCGGTTCTCACTTTGAGTTTCCCGACTACTGCACCCCAGAGGTGAGCGAGATGATTTCAGGAGACTGGCTAGAGTCGACCATTTCTAATTTGGTGTTCACGTATTGA